A single genomic interval of Ramlibacter pinisoli harbors:
- a CDS encoding RNA polymerase sigma factor, with amino-acid sequence MNNDEVAQLLVRIGHEDQAAFRQLYKAFSRKVYAYVLNMLNDHARAEEVVADTLYEVWRQPQRFRGDSQFSTWLIGIARRKALMVYRARRPDEVHADLDDIAETTASESADGYAELADKQRREGVQHCMGKLSDEHRECLHLVFYEGMGLAEVAQVQNCPEGTVKTRLFHARQKIRNCLQALLRREGSAPDAKGALAS; translated from the coding sequence ATGAACAACGACGAGGTCGCCCAGCTGCTCGTCCGCATCGGCCATGAGGACCAGGCAGCTTTTCGCCAGCTCTACAAGGCGTTCAGCCGCAAGGTCTACGCCTACGTGCTCAACATGCTGAACGACCACGCGCGGGCCGAGGAGGTCGTGGCGGACACGCTGTACGAGGTCTGGCGGCAGCCGCAGCGTTTTCGCGGCGATTCGCAGTTCTCCACCTGGCTCATCGGCATCGCGCGCCGGAAGGCGCTGATGGTCTATCGCGCGCGCCGGCCCGACGAGGTGCATGCCGACCTCGACGACATCGCCGAGACCACCGCCTCCGAATCGGCCGACGGCTATGCCGAGCTTGCGGACAAGCAACGGCGCGAGGGAGTGCAGCACTGCATGGGAAAGCTCTCGGACGAGCACCGCGAGTGCCTGCACCTGGTGTTCTACGAGGGCATGGGCCTGGCGGAGGTGGCACAGGTGCAGAACTGTCCCGAGGGCACCGTCAAGACGCGCCTGTTCCACGCCCGCCAGAAGATCCGCAACTGCCTGCAGGCGCTGCTGCGCCGCGAGGGCAGCGCCCCGGACGCCAAGGGTGCGCTGGCGTCCTGA
- a CDS encoding caspase family protein, whose protein sequence is MVTLLTRRILLRGALGATALHVSRVMAAPPDPRPDSRIALVIGNGAYRAAPLKNPPGDANAVAKKLRDLGYEVTLRQNTSLRDLIEALREFSVRAPKASVRMLFYAGHGVQVKGRNYLVPVDADPKSEEDIPRQSADVGEFVDRLSAIRTGTNIVVLDACRVNPFAGGVIVGPDGRRLKFRGATPGGLATVDAPVGTLVAFSTAPNGVALDGSDGEHSVYARHLLAHLQTPGLTIEQLFKRVRIGVAQDTGRVQVPWESSSLTADFCFKPDTGGRCG, encoded by the coding sequence ATGGTCACGCTGCTGACCCGCCGCATCCTGCTGCGCGGCGCATTGGGCGCCACGGCGCTGCATGTCAGCCGGGTGATGGCTGCGCCCCCGGATCCCAGGCCGGACTCGCGCATCGCCCTGGTGATCGGCAACGGCGCGTACCGCGCCGCGCCGCTGAAGAACCCGCCGGGCGACGCGAACGCGGTCGCGAAGAAGCTGCGCGACCTCGGCTACGAGGTCACCCTGCGCCAGAACACGTCCCTGCGCGACCTGATCGAGGCGCTGCGCGAGTTCTCGGTGCGCGCCCCCAAGGCCTCGGTGCGCATGCTGTTCTATGCGGGCCACGGCGTGCAGGTGAAGGGGCGCAACTACCTGGTGCCGGTCGACGCCGACCCGAAGTCGGAAGAGGACATCCCGCGCCAGAGCGCGGACGTCGGCGAGTTCGTCGACCGGCTCAGCGCGATCCGCACGGGGACCAACATCGTCGTGCTCGACGCCTGCCGCGTGAACCCGTTTGCCGGCGGCGTGATCGTCGGGCCCGACGGACGGCGACTGAAATTCCGCGGCGCCACGCCGGGCGGCCTGGCGACCGTCGATGCGCCCGTGGGCACGCTCGTGGCCTTCTCCACCGCGCCCAACGGCGTGGCGCTCGACGGCTCCGACGGCGAGCACAGCGTCTACGCGCGCCACCTGCTGGCCCACCTCCAGACGCCGGGACTGACGATCGAGCAGCTGTTCAAGCGCGTGCGCATCGGCGTGGCCCAGGACACCGGCCGCGTCCAGGTCCCCTGGGAGTCGTCGAGCCTGACGGCCGACTTCTGCTTCAAGCCGGACACCGGCGGCCGCTGCGGCTGA
- a CDS encoding PP2C family protein-serine/threonine phosphatase has product MESSPFRWTSASCSHAGRVREVNEDACLEQPGRGAWAVADGMGGHALGEFASRLAIRSLTDLPSPQTLVHHVAQAQERLQGANRRLRDEAARRDVPLIGTTIAALLVWQRQCACLWAGDSRVYLYRSGRLGQLTRDHSEVEAVRSRGRPGEDTLHLPASNVITRALGAEDTIEIDCVTHAVLDGDVFLLCTDGLTNEVGEAAIEQALLPGNCGQAAQELLDLALEHGGRDNITAVVVRAEDLYSPDRTVIHPVL; this is encoded by the coding sequence ATGGAATCTTCTCCGTTTCGCTGGACGTCGGCCTCGTGTTCGCACGCGGGCCGCGTCCGCGAGGTCAACGAGGACGCCTGCCTGGAACAGCCGGGACGCGGGGCCTGGGCCGTCGCCGACGGCATGGGAGGCCATGCGCTGGGCGAGTTCGCGAGCCGGCTGGCGATCCGCTCCCTGACCGACCTTCCGTCCCCGCAGACCCTGGTGCACCATGTCGCCCAGGCGCAGGAACGGCTGCAGGGTGCGAACCGCCGGCTTCGCGACGAGGCGGCGCGGCGCGATGTGCCGCTGATCGGCACCACGATCGCGGCGCTGCTGGTGTGGCAACGCCAGTGCGCATGCCTGTGGGCCGGCGACAGCCGCGTCTACCTCTATCGGAGCGGCCGTCTCGGGCAGCTCACGCGGGACCACAGCGAGGTCGAGGCGGTCCGGTCCCGCGGCCGCCCGGGCGAGGACACGCTGCACCTGCCGGCTTCGAACGTCATCACGCGCGCGCTCGGCGCCGAGGACACGATCGAGATCGATTGCGTGACGCACGCAGTCCTCGACGGCGACGTCTTCCTGCTGTGCACCGACGGCCTGACCAACGAGGTCGGCGAGGCGGCCATCGAGCAGGCGCTGCTGCCCGGCAACTGCGGGCAGGCGGCGCAGGAACTGCTCGATCTCGCGCTCGAACACGGTGGGCGCGATAACATCACCGCCGTGGTAGTCCGCGCCGAGGACCTGTACAGCCCCGACCGCACCGTGATCCACCCGGTCCTGTGA
- the tssJ gene encoding type VI secretion system lipoprotein TssJ yields MSRRRLLACLALVPVWWSALCRAQAPAKVEATRQRRIALVIGNARYAEFPLNNPEHDARLVAQTLRNLGFEVSEHLNLKARDFKRVLRDFAQAMADDQVASVFYYAGHGVQIGGRNYLLPVDIALRDEAEVRDEAVDLQEALLAHVDRVRPRARIFIIDACRNDPFAARAGSPRKSNGLAEMAAPGALIAFSAAPGRAAEDGPVGGNSIYTRHLAAELRSAGVEVEEMMKAVRIKVLRDTAQRQIPWVNTSMVVNFMFNPGPAPALAAQKRNLQLHVQAQRSLNTDAGNASASLALRIYVLRDASGFETASFDSLYDDDEATLGSNMLVRESLHLRPGEAREVALELSGDARAIAVFGAFREIGLSRWRAILPVPAGALARARIDAQAREVHLGWAK; encoded by the coding sequence ATGAGCCGCCGCCGACTGCTCGCCTGCCTTGCGCTCGTGCCCGTCTGGTGGAGCGCGCTCTGCCGCGCGCAGGCGCCGGCGAAAGTGGAGGCTACGCGCCAGCGCCGGATCGCCCTCGTGATCGGCAATGCCCGGTATGCCGAGTTCCCCCTGAACAACCCCGAGCACGACGCACGGCTGGTCGCGCAGACCCTGCGCAACCTCGGCTTCGAGGTGAGCGAGCACCTCAATCTCAAGGCCCGGGACTTCAAGCGCGTGCTGCGCGACTTCGCACAGGCCATGGCCGACGACCAGGTCGCGTCGGTCTTCTACTACGCGGGCCACGGCGTGCAGATCGGCGGGCGCAACTACCTGCTGCCGGTCGACATCGCGCTGCGCGACGAGGCCGAGGTGCGCGACGAGGCCGTCGACCTGCAGGAAGCCCTGCTCGCGCATGTCGACCGGGTGCGTCCGCGCGCGCGCATCTTCATCATCGATGCCTGCCGCAACGACCCCTTCGCGGCGCGCGCCGGCTCCCCGCGCAAGTCCAACGGGTTGGCCGAGATGGCCGCGCCAGGCGCCCTCATCGCGTTCTCGGCGGCGCCGGGCCGGGCGGCGGAGGACGGACCGGTGGGGGGCAACAGCATCTACACGCGCCACCTCGCGGCCGAGCTGCGCAGCGCCGGCGTCGAGGTCGAGGAGATGATGAAGGCCGTGCGCATCAAGGTGCTGCGCGACACCGCCCAGCGCCAGATCCCGTGGGTCAACACCTCGATGGTGGTGAACTTCATGTTCAACCCGGGCCCGGCGCCGGCGCTGGCCGCGCAGAAGCGCAACCTGCAGCTGCACGTGCAGGCGCAGCGCAGCCTCAACACCGACGCCGGCAACGCCTCCGCGTCGCTGGCGCTGCGCATCTACGTGCTGCGCGATGCGAGCGGATTCGAGACCGCGAGCTTCGACAGCCTGTACGACGACGACGAGGCCACGCTCGGCTCGAACATGCTCGTGCGCGAGAGCCTGCACCTGCGGCCCGGCGAGGCGCGCGAGGTGGCGCTCGAGCTCAGCGGAGACGCGCGCGCGATCGCGGTGTTCGGCGCCTTCCGCGAGATCGGGCTTTCGCGATGGCGAGCCATCCTGCCCGTGCCCGCCGGCGCACTGGCGCGTGCGCGCATCGACGCGCAGGCACGCGAGGTGCATCTGGGGTGGGCCAAGTGA
- a CDS encoding OmpA family protein, with amino-acid sequence MIRYLSTLVLALAAALLMSQARAEKVVIYREGQLVNPQEVAQVLGKTRGIQLLDGGATGGSARSATAAALPARAPGAAASEKANAEAAALSLPVRFAFASAEILPAARDQLDALAKGIKLLPSDSAVTIEGHTDAVGDGAYNLALSRARAQSVRDYLVQQHGIDAARLKTVGFGKEQPIEGSDPCAALNRRVQFRGS; translated from the coding sequence ATGATCCGCTACCTCAGCACCCTCGTTCTCGCGCTCGCCGCCGCCTTGCTCATGTCGCAGGCGCGGGCCGAGAAGGTCGTCATCTACCGGGAGGGGCAACTGGTGAACCCGCAGGAGGTCGCGCAGGTGCTCGGCAAGACGCGCGGCATCCAGCTGCTCGACGGTGGAGCCACGGGGGGTTCGGCGCGGTCCGCCACGGCCGCCGCCCTGCCCGCCCGGGCCCCTGGCGCGGCCGCCAGCGAGAAGGCGAATGCCGAAGCTGCGGCGCTTTCGCTGCCGGTGCGCTTCGCCTTCGCCTCCGCCGAGATCCTGCCGGCCGCGCGCGACCAGCTCGACGCCCTGGCCAAGGGCATCAAGCTGCTGCCTTCCGACAGCGCCGTGACGATCGAGGGCCACACCGACGCTGTCGGTGACGGGGCCTACAACCTCGCGCTGTCGCGCGCCCGCGCGCAGTCCGTGCGCGACTACCTCGTGCAGCAGCACGGCATCGACGCCGCCCGCCTGAAGACCGTGGGCTTCGGCAAGGAGCAGCCGATCGAGGGCAGCGATCCCTGCGCCGCCCTGAACCGCCGCGTTCAGTTCCGCGGCTCCTGA
- a CDS encoding DotU/TssL family secretion system protein has translation MTRPAALASPAGGVPDGVDDPAAARALRTQALPLVALLARLRDSTPADPAALRRTLMAAVTRFEADARLAGVDEAGVAAASYLLCAWGDEQFDAAPWGAGGAGLLQRFHDDSGGAGKLLRLLARLAQEPRRHRALLELFHTCLSLGLLAGMAPGGREHETLRSRVHLALQGAAPVPALVAGWHCAPAAARPPRAPRIALPGVLLLGVLAFGVYSASQLQLAARVDGVLVSLQRLVPPRTAGPAVAGTAAAPARLGPLLREDVAAGRLSVRDEPLRSVVVVGADALGEASGPLTRLGAALAKLPGKVLVVGYTDGADAPTARTPSAWHQAMDWARAAANDLRPQVGEARLVVEARVDATAGQPQRRVEILLFPQ, from the coding sequence GTGACGCGGCCCGCCGCGTTGGCATCCCCGGCCGGCGGCGTCCCGGATGGTGTCGACGATCCCGCCGCGGCGCGCGCGCTGCGGACCCAGGCGCTGCCCCTGGTCGCCCTGCTGGCGCGCCTGCGGGACTCGACGCCCGCCGACCCGGCCGCCCTGCGCCGCACGCTGATGGCGGCGGTGACCCGGTTCGAGGCCGATGCGCGCCTCGCCGGCGTCGACGAGGCCGGCGTCGCGGCGGCGAGCTACCTGCTGTGCGCCTGGGGCGACGAGCAGTTCGATGCGGCGCCCTGGGGCGCAGGAGGCGCGGGGCTGCTGCAGCGGTTCCACGATGACTCGGGTGGTGCCGGCAAGTTGCTGCGCCTGCTGGCACGGCTGGCCCAGGAGCCGCGCCGGCACCGCGCGCTGCTCGAGCTGTTCCACACCTGCCTGAGCCTGGGCCTGCTCGCGGGCATGGCCCCGGGCGGCCGCGAGCACGAGACGCTGCGCTCGCGCGTGCATCTCGCGCTGCAGGGGGCGGCGCCGGTTCCCGCCCTGGTGGCCGGCTGGCATTGCGCTCCGGCCGCGGCCCGCCCGCCGCGCGCGCCGCGCATCGCCCTGCCCGGCGTCCTGCTGCTCGGCGTGCTGGCCTTCGGCGTCTACAGCGCCAGCCAGCTGCAGCTGGCGGCGCGCGTCGACGGCGTGCTGGTGTCGTTGCAGCGGCTCGTCCCGCCGCGCACCGCCGGCCCGGCCGTCGCGGGCACGGCCGCTGCGCCTGCGCGGCTGGGGCCCCTGCTGCGGGAGGACGTCGCCGCCGGCCGCCTGTCGGTGCGCGACGAGCCGCTGCGCAGCGTGGTCGTGGTCGGCGCCGACGCGCTAGGCGAAGCCTCCGGCCCGCTGACCCGCCTGGGCGCCGCACTGGCGAAGCTGCCGGGCAAGGTGCTCGTCGTCGGCTACACCGACGGCGCCGATGCTCCGACGGCCCGCACGCCGTCGGCCTGGCACCAGGCGATGGACTGGGCGCGTGCCGCCGCGAACGACCTGCGGCCGCAGGTGGGCGAGGCGCGGCTGGTGGTCGAGGCGCGCGTCGACGCCACGGCCGGGCAGCCGCAGCGCCGGGTCGAGATCCTCCTGTTCCCGCAATGA
- a CDS encoding peptidase domain-containing ABC transporter, which produces MDTRAADQPHADFLATVDLFSTFTRADIDRIAECAQPRFFAFGDTVCKAGEAADGLLVVKSGAIRVFAEEQGKEVSLGVRKAGDVLAEMVMLREHRHEVSARASAKAEVLYIPRSCIGPLVAGNPAARAFVASRVAISSAGGMISQLFDLRGKVDKNELEELIRSVGVKQVAAGKEILKQDSRDDRRLYVVRHGAVRLVRHEEGTDYPLATLGHGETFGENACLMRQEQFAAVVATTDSALLVIPEKTVQFLLGRNPKLREALEERMRLLDRELQRQKKMAERRKLPAMIDLASKAEFGEKVIARFACVQQAEEMDCGAACLAMICKHYGIGMTLGKLRELANVTTQGATLESLARTGEALGFTTRGVQCTMDALRGFELPLIAHWMGYHYIVVYGVSKRNVWVADPATGFKKMTVEEFERGWSGTCLVFTAGEDMAQVAATRSPWVRFARYLVPHKKVLLHLCLATFVIQILGLVPPVIIQNILDGVIVHQDVSLLHLLIVGLVVSHLFTQLMATIRATLANFMVRKLDFDMMSQFLKHTLSLPYSFFAKRKTGDIFARFQENQTIRAFLTESTVSTVLNLLMVFVYFTVMFLYNVKLTLLLIAFVAPILALTVLVTPKIKAFARESFTAGTDAKSFLMEALGGVETVKGMGIERPVRLKWEKKYAKALEVAYRSQSFNIRIGLAGQLLNAATTVAILWAGASLVLSRELTIGQLIAFNALMGSVLAPLMGLVGLWSMLNDAGVAMERLGDVLDLEPEQRPEDLASRVALPELQGDIRLDGVYFRYGGDETSYVLENISLAIKPGELIAIVGRSGSGKTTLAKLLVGFYPPTEGKLTVDGYDMNVIDKEYYRSQVGYVMQTNLLFSGTIAENIASGDASPDRRRIEEVAKKADAHAFISKMPLGYEQVVGERGMGLSGGQIQRLCIARALYHDPRLLVFDEATSALDTQSESNIIAAMSDILEGRTAVIIAHRLSTIMRADKILVLYEGAIVEQGTHEELVERRGMYYELVQKQLSAAT; this is translated from the coding sequence ATGGACACGCGGGCCGCGGACCAGCCTCACGCCGACTTCCTGGCGACGGTCGACCTGTTCTCCACTTTCACGCGGGCCGACATCGACCGGATCGCCGAATGCGCGCAGCCGCGCTTCTTCGCGTTCGGCGACACCGTGTGCAAGGCCGGCGAGGCGGCCGACGGCCTGCTCGTCGTCAAGTCGGGCGCGATCCGCGTCTTTGCCGAGGAGCAAGGCAAGGAGGTCAGCCTGGGGGTGCGCAAGGCCGGCGACGTGCTGGCCGAGATGGTCATGCTGCGCGAGCACCGGCATGAGGTGTCGGCGCGCGCCTCGGCCAAGGCCGAGGTGCTGTACATCCCGCGCAGCTGCATCGGCCCCCTCGTGGCGGGCAACCCTGCAGCGCGCGCGTTCGTCGCGAGCCGCGTCGCGATCAGTTCCGCCGGCGGGATGATCAGCCAGCTGTTCGACCTGCGCGGCAAGGTCGACAAGAACGAGCTCGAGGAGCTGATCCGCAGTGTCGGCGTCAAGCAGGTCGCCGCCGGCAAGGAGATCCTGAAGCAGGACTCGCGGGACGATCGCAGGCTGTACGTGGTGCGGCACGGCGCGGTGCGCCTGGTGCGCCACGAGGAAGGCACCGACTACCCGCTCGCCACGCTCGGGCACGGCGAAACCTTCGGCGAGAACGCCTGCCTGATGCGCCAGGAGCAGTTCGCCGCGGTGGTGGCCACCACCGACTCGGCGTTGCTGGTCATCCCGGAGAAGACGGTCCAGTTCCTGCTGGGGCGCAATCCGAAGCTGCGCGAGGCGCTGGAAGAGCGGATGCGGCTGCTCGACCGGGAGCTGCAGCGGCAGAAGAAGATGGCCGAGCGGCGCAAGCTGCCGGCGATGATCGACCTGGCGTCGAAGGCCGAGTTCGGCGAGAAGGTCATCGCGCGCTTCGCGTGCGTGCAGCAGGCCGAGGAGATGGACTGCGGGGCGGCCTGCCTCGCGATGATCTGCAAGCACTACGGCATCGGCATGACGCTGGGCAAGCTGCGCGAGCTCGCCAACGTCACGACGCAGGGCGCCACGCTGGAGAGCCTGGCCCGCACCGGCGAAGCGCTCGGGTTCACGACACGCGGCGTGCAGTGCACGATGGACGCGCTGCGCGGGTTCGAGCTGCCGCTCATCGCGCACTGGATGGGCTACCACTACATCGTGGTCTACGGCGTGTCCAAGCGCAACGTGTGGGTGGCCGACCCCGCGACCGGGTTCAAGAAGATGACGGTGGAGGAGTTCGAGCGCGGCTGGAGCGGCACCTGCCTGGTCTTCACGGCCGGCGAGGACATGGCGCAGGTGGCCGCGACGCGGTCGCCCTGGGTACGGTTCGCGCGCTACCTCGTTCCCCACAAGAAGGTGCTGCTCCACCTGTGCCTGGCGACCTTCGTGATCCAGATCCTGGGGCTCGTTCCGCCGGTCATCATCCAGAACATCCTGGACGGGGTGATCGTGCACCAGGACGTGAGCCTGCTGCACCTGCTGATCGTCGGCCTGGTCGTCTCGCACCTGTTCACGCAGCTCATGGCGACGATCCGGGCGACGCTGGCGAACTTCATGGTCCGCAAGCTGGACTTCGACATGATGTCACAGTTCCTCAAGCACACGCTCTCGCTGCCCTATTCGTTCTTCGCCAAGCGCAAGACGGGCGACATCTTCGCGCGGTTCCAGGAGAACCAGACCATCCGGGCCTTCCTGACGGAGTCCACCGTCTCGACCGTGCTCAACCTGTTGATGGTCTTCGTCTACTTCACGGTCATGTTCCTCTACAACGTGAAGCTGACGCTGCTGCTGATCGCGTTCGTCGCCCCCATCCTGGCGTTGACGGTGCTCGTGACGCCGAAGATCAAGGCCTTTGCGCGCGAATCGTTCACGGCGGGCACCGACGCGAAATCGTTCCTGATGGAAGCGCTGGGCGGGGTGGAGACCGTCAAGGGCATGGGCATCGAGCGTCCGGTGCGCCTGAAGTGGGAGAAGAAGTACGCCAAGGCGCTGGAAGTGGCGTACCGCTCGCAATCGTTCAACATCCGCATCGGCCTGGCGGGGCAGCTGCTGAACGCCGCCACCACGGTGGCGATCCTGTGGGCCGGCGCCAGCCTGGTGCTCTCGCGCGAACTCACCATCGGCCAGCTCATTGCGTTCAACGCGCTGATGGGCAGCGTGCTCGCACCGCTGATGGGCCTGGTGGGCCTGTGGAGCATGCTCAACGACGCCGGGGTGGCCATGGAGCGGCTGGGCGACGTGCTCGACCTCGAGCCCGAGCAGAGGCCCGAGGACCTGGCCTCCCGCGTCGCGCTCCCGGAACTCCAGGGTGACATCCGCCTGGACGGCGTCTACTTCCGCTACGGCGGTGACGAGACGTCCTACGTGCTGGAGAACATCAGCCTGGCGATCAAGCCCGGCGAACTCATCGCCATCGTGGGCCGCAGCGGGTCGGGCAAGACGACGCTGGCCAAGCTGCTCGTGGGCTTCTACCCGCCCACCGAAGGCAAGCTGACCGTGGACGGCTACGACATGAACGTGATCGACAAGGAGTACTACCGGTCGCAGGTCGGCTACGTGATGCAGACCAACCTGCTGTTCTCGGGAACCATCGCCGAGAACATCGCCAGCGGCGACGCCAGCCCCGATCGACGCCGCATCGAGGAGGTCGCGAAGAAGGCCGATGCGCACGCCTTCATCAGCAAGATGCCGCTGGGCTACGAACAGGTCGTCGGCGAGCGCGGCATGGGGCTGTCCGGCGGGCAGATCCAGCGGCTGTGCATTGCCCGGGCGCTGTACCACGATCCCCGGCTGCTGGTGTTCGACGAGGCGACATCGGCGCTCGACACGCAGTCCGAGAGCAACATCATCGCCGCCATGAGCGACATCCTGGAAGGGCGAACCGCGGTGATCATCGCGCACCGCCTTAGCACCATCATGCGCGCGGACAAGATCCTCGTGCTCTACGAAGGCGCCATCGTCGAGCAAGGTACGCACGAGGAGCTGGTGGAGCGGCGCGGGATGTATTACGAGCTGGTGCAGAAGCAGTTGAGCGCCGCGACCTGA
- a CDS encoding anti-sigma factor family protein: protein MNERFEELLPFYVNGSLGAEDRAFVEDYLAKNPDAQDELDWHRSLQRRVLENAPAVPATIGLAKAMRLIQGDRPTLAERINAFFGGLVLRPSYAMAGLAVLAVQGGVILNLLGDARQDADEIRALRSVHVEEGPMLKISFSPDARETDIRMLVVQLRGELAGGPGQLGDYYLRVPAGSEAAALARAQAAPIVQAAALAPGVPPRE, encoded by the coding sequence ATGAATGAACGTTTTGAAGAGCTGCTCCCGTTCTATGTCAACGGTTCGCTGGGAGCCGAGGACCGCGCCTTCGTCGAGGACTACCTCGCGAAGAACCCGGATGCCCAGGACGAGCTGGACTGGCATCGCTCGCTGCAGCGACGGGTCCTGGAGAACGCGCCGGCCGTGCCGGCCACGATCGGGCTGGCCAAGGCCATGCGCCTGATCCAGGGCGACCGTCCGACGCTGGCCGAGCGCATCAACGCCTTCTTCGGCGGCCTGGTCCTGCGCCCGAGCTATGCCATGGCCGGCCTGGCGGTGCTGGCCGTGCAGGGCGGCGTGATCCTGAACCTGCTGGGCGATGCCCGCCAGGACGCGGACGAGATCCGCGCACTGCGCTCGGTGCATGTCGAAGAAGGCCCGATGCTCAAGATCAGCTTCTCGCCCGACGCCCGGGAAACCGACATCCGCATGCTGGTGGTCCAGCTGCGCGGCGAGCTGGCCGGCGGCCCGGGCCAGCTCGGCGACTACTACCTGCGGGTGCCGGCCGGCAGCGAGGCCGCGGCGCTGGCCCGCGCGCAGGCCGCCCCCATCGTCCAGGCCGCCGCGCTGGCGCCCGGCGTGCCGCCCCGGGAGTAG
- a CDS encoding alpha/beta fold hydrolase has product MLDHAPPEPPARPPPLTGLRGTWNALRNFGLMGGPTTGNYDTFTASDGQVVPVCVLGEGSPLVLVHGVGCSHGDWLPVARRLARRHCVLAWDARGHGQCRPVLGSITLARLAADLADMIEQFGLDRSALVGHSMGALVLMQYLHSYGTQHVGAVTMIDQSPRIVTDDGWRLGLFGGCSAEMLAGLIAGARRDLAETLLSELGAFGGAWLRRQLAAEAPLGRMLRRRLGRIDVRPLLDLAESMAQADFRASLARLDAPLLVVLGARSPHYGGLPLDAWYRDTVRHAQISVYPRAGHSPHLSEPGRFARELERFIADHA; this is encoded by the coding sequence ATGCTCGACCACGCCCCGCCCGAACCGCCTGCACGGCCGCCGCCGCTGACGGGCCTGCGCGGCACGTGGAATGCGCTGCGCAACTTCGGGCTGATGGGGGGGCCCACCACCGGCAACTACGACACCTTCACGGCCAGCGACGGGCAGGTCGTCCCCGTGTGCGTGCTCGGCGAAGGCTCGCCGCTGGTGCTGGTGCATGGCGTGGGGTGCTCGCATGGCGACTGGCTGCCGGTGGCCCGCCGGCTGGCGCGGCGCCATTGCGTGCTGGCCTGGGATGCGCGCGGCCATGGCCAATGCCGTCCGGTGCTGGGCAGCATCACCCTCGCGCGGCTCGCGGCCGACCTGGCGGACATGATCGAGCAGTTCGGGCTGGACCGGTCGGCGCTGGTGGGGCATTCGATGGGCGCTCTGGTGCTCATGCAGTACCTGCATTCGTACGGCACGCAACATGTGGGGGCCGTGACCATGATCGACCAGTCGCCGCGCATCGTGACGGACGACGGCTGGCGTCTCGGCCTGTTCGGCGGCTGCAGCGCGGAGATGCTCGCCGGGCTGATCGCGGGTGCGCGGCGCGACCTGGCCGAGACGCTGCTGAGCGAGCTGGGCGCTTTCGGTGGGGCCTGGCTCAGGCGCCAGCTGGCCGCCGAGGCGCCGCTCGGCAGGATGCTGCGCCGGCGCCTGGGCCGCATCGACGTGCGGCCGCTGCTCGACCTGGCCGAGTCGATGGCGCAAGCCGATTTCCGCGCATCGCTGGCGCGCCTGGATGCCCCGCTGCTCGTCGTGCTCGGGGCGCGCAGCCCGCACTACGGCGGCCTGCCCCTCGATGCCTGGTACCGCGACACGGTCCGGCACGCGCAGATCTCGGTCTACCCTCGCGCCGGGCATTCGCCACATCTCAGCGAGCCCGGGCGGTTCGCGCGCGAACTCGAGCGCTTCATCGCCGATCACGCCTGA